One genomic region from Euzebya tangerina encodes:
- a CDS encoding dodecin family protein has protein sequence MSVARVTEITARADSYEAAIDAGITRAQETLRGVEHVWVKDHEIRLADGQAQHQVSLKVTFVLE, from the coding sequence ATGTCAGTTGCACGTGTCACCGAGATCACCGCCCGCGCCGACAGCTACGAGGCCGCCATCGACGCCGGGATCACTCGCGCCCAGGAGACCCTGCGGGGTGTCGAACACGTCTGGGTCAAGGACCACGAGATCCGTCTGGCCGACGGTCAGGCGCAGCACCAGGTCTCGCTCAAGGTCACCTTCGTCCTGGAGTAG
- a CDS encoding cystathionine beta-synthase: MDVVDSLMDVVGNTPLVRMRAFSRDVKPTILAKVEYLNPGGSVKDRIGMAMIEAAEASGELQPGGTIVEPTSGNTGAGLAIAASQRGYKCIFVMPDKMSAEKINLLRAYGAEVVVCPTDVDPEDPRSYYKTSDRLVEETPGAFKPGQYWNQANPQAHYESTGPEIWQQTDGTIDVFVAGVGTGGTITGTARYLKERNPDILVVGADPEGSIYNSAEVHSYLTEGVGEDFWPGTFDPDLVDEYITVSDRDAFLTARRITKEEGILVGGSCGTAAYAALQVAKRFEEDAVIVTLLPDSGRNYLSKIYNDDWMRDHGFLRSGGAARLSAVLDHKRSATDLPTIVHVHPHESVREAIGTMSDFGVSQMPVVATADEGQQTPSRFDERAKLIGSIRERGLLDRAFNDPGVLEKTVADVMDEPLPVVDTSDTVDDAMGQLTKQASAVLVCEGQSPVGVLTRADILEFMTASKDT, encoded by the coding sequence ATGGACGTAGTCGACTCACTCATGGACGTCGTGGGCAACACGCCCCTGGTCCGCATGCGGGCCTTCTCCCGCGACGTGAAGCCAACAATCCTCGCGAAGGTCGAGTACCTCAACCCCGGCGGGTCGGTGAAGGACCGCATCGGCATGGCCATGATCGAGGCGGCGGAGGCGTCCGGGGAACTCCAACCCGGCGGCACCATCGTCGAGCCGACCAGCGGGAACACCGGTGCCGGGCTGGCGATCGCGGCCTCCCAGCGGGGCTACAAGTGCATCTTCGTCATGCCGGACAAGATGTCGGCGGAGAAGATCAACCTGCTGCGCGCCTATGGAGCCGAGGTCGTGGTCTGCCCCACCGACGTCGACCCGGAGGATCCCCGGTCCTACTACAAGACCTCCGACCGACTCGTCGAGGAGACCCCTGGGGCCTTCAAGCCCGGCCAGTACTGGAACCAGGCCAACCCCCAGGCCCACTACGAGAGCACCGGCCCGGAGATCTGGCAGCAGACCGACGGCACCATCGACGTCTTCGTGGCTGGCGTCGGGACGGGCGGGACGATCACCGGAACGGCCCGGTACCTGAAGGAGCGCAACCCCGACATCCTGGTCGTCGGCGCCGACCCAGAAGGGTCGATCTACAACTCCGCGGAGGTGCACAGCTACCTCACCGAGGGCGTGGGCGAGGACTTCTGGCCCGGCACCTTCGACCCCGACCTGGTCGATGAGTACATCACCGTCAGCGACCGTGATGCGTTCCTGACGGCGCGCCGGATCACGAAGGAGGAGGGGATCCTGGTCGGTGGATCGTGCGGCACCGCGGCGTACGCGGCGCTCCAGGTCGCCAAGCGATTCGAGGAGGACGCTGTCATCGTCACGCTGCTCCCCGACAGCGGCCGCAACTACCTCTCCAAGATCTACAACGACGACTGGATGCGCGACCACGGCTTCCTGCGCTCCGGCGGCGCGGCCCGCCTGTCTGCGGTCCTCGACCACAAGCGGAGCGCCACGGACCTGCCGACCATCGTGCACGTCCATCCGCACGAGTCGGTCCGGGAGGCCATCGGAACGATGTCGGACTTCGGCGTCTCGCAGATGCCGGTCGTTGCCACAGCGGACGAGGGTCAGCAGACCCCGTCACGCTTCGACGAGCGGGCCAAGCTGATCGGCTCGATCCGCGAGCGGGGGCTGCTGGACCGCGCGTTCAACGACCCCGGCGTGCTCGAGAAGACCGTGGCCGACGTGATGGACGAGCCGCTCCCGGTGGTCGACACCTCCGACACCGTCGACGACGCGATGGGCCAACTGACCAAGCAGGCCTCAGCCGTCCTGGTGTGCGAGGGCCAGTCTCCGGTCGGGGTCCTGACGCGCGCCGACATCCTCGAGTTCATGACGGCATCGAAGGACACCTGA
- a CDS encoding RNA polymerase sigma factor, whose translation MSRRSDDDEIQLAAARAAAGDSRAFDDVCRAHADDVWRYCNAILRDRERAFDATQDTFLRATSSIRRFRGDAPVRVWLLIIARRAVIDMLRRDDRRNDRQALAPAPDAVTGADTEAVLIEQLVAELPEDRRQAFVLTQLVGLSYEEAAGVADVPVGTIRSRVSRARRDLVTALAATDEAEPRRDQDPVAPTATLRRPEVSHG comes from the coding sequence GTGTCCCGTCGTTCGGATGACGATGAGATTCAACTCGCAGCAGCCCGCGCCGCCGCTGGTGACAGCCGTGCGTTCGACGACGTCTGCCGCGCGCACGCCGACGACGTGTGGCGCTACTGCAACGCCATCCTGCGCGACCGCGAGCGCGCCTTCGACGCGACCCAGGACACGTTCCTGCGCGCCACCTCGAGCATCCGCCGATTCCGCGGCGACGCCCCCGTCCGGGTGTGGCTGTTGATCATCGCCCGCCGTGCGGTGATCGACATGCTCCGTCGTGACGACCGTCGCAATGACCGTCAGGCCCTTGCCCCCGCCCCCGACGCGGTGACCGGCGCCGACACCGAGGCGGTTCTGATCGAGCAACTGGTCGCTGAACTCCCCGAGGACCGGCGGCAGGCGTTCGTGCTCACGCAACTCGTGGGCCTGAGCTACGAAGAAGCCGCGGGTGTCGCCGACGTCCCCGTCGGCACGATCCGCTCCCGGGTGTCGCGGGCCCGACGCGACCTGGTCACGGCACTGGCCGCCACCGACGAGGCGGAACCACGCCGCGACCAGGACCCGGTCGCTCCCACAGCCACGCTCCGACGACCCGAGGTCTCCCATGGGTAG
- a CDS encoding GNAT family N-acetyltransferase, translating to MRAPADSLTYRPFTTDEADDALDLLGLVFGEEFDDADRAAEMAIQDVSRSIAAFDSGRLVGCLGDYGLELSVPGGTVACAGTTWVGVSPTHRRRGIARRMLTDQLLQARDRGEPLAALWASEATIYGRWGFAPSIDLQKLVVDVHGGLAFKRGAAGPADSVRLVPLEEARTVIEPIYEATRRRRAGLHGRSEGWWDFQVLSTRKSCLAGATDKVVAVATRDGRDVAYAAYGMTWVDVADQQRMELRVTELAGVDPAAEIAMWRFLAGHDLLHTIRAPRRPVDDSLPLAVEDVRRITRTRSDALYVRVLDVRAALLARSYVGSASVTVAVHDDLITANRGVWRIEVAPEGASVEQVDDDSSADISLDIHDLAAVYMGDVRAMDLLRAGLIDATSPEAVRDFDAALAAPEAGWPPEVW from the coding sequence ATGCGTGCTCCCGCCGACAGCCTGACGTACCGCCCGTTCACGACCGACGAGGCCGACGATGCCCTGGACCTGCTCGGGCTTGTGTTCGGCGAGGAGTTCGACGACGCCGACCGGGCCGCCGAGATGGCGATCCAGGACGTGTCCCGCTCGATCGCGGCCTTCGACAGCGGCCGATTGGTCGGGTGTCTGGGGGACTACGGGTTGGAGCTGTCGGTGCCGGGCGGCACGGTGGCCTGTGCCGGGACGACCTGGGTCGGCGTGTCCCCGACCCATCGCCGACGGGGCATTGCCCGGCGGATGTTGACCGACCAGCTGCTGCAGGCTCGTGACCGCGGCGAGCCACTGGCCGCGCTATGGGCATCGGAGGCGACGATCTACGGCCGCTGGGGCTTCGCGCCGTCCATCGACCTGCAGAAGCTGGTCGTGGACGTGCACGGTGGGTTGGCGTTCAAACGAGGCGCGGCCGGCCCCGCGGACTCGGTTCGTCTGGTCCCGCTCGAGGAGGCGCGGACGGTGATCGAGCCGATCTATGAGGCAACCCGCCGGCGCCGTGCGGGGCTCCACGGCCGGTCGGAGGGCTGGTGGGACTTCCAGGTCCTCTCCACCCGCAAGAGCTGTCTGGCCGGGGCGACGGACAAGGTCGTGGCCGTGGCGACCCGGGACGGCCGGGATGTGGCGTATGCGGCGTACGGGATGACCTGGGTCGACGTCGCCGACCAGCAACGGATGGAGCTCCGCGTCACCGAGCTGGCCGGTGTGGACCCTGCGGCCGAGATCGCGATGTGGCGCTTCCTGGCCGGACACGATCTCCTCCACACGATCCGCGCCCCACGTCGGCCCGTGGACGACTCGCTCCCCCTCGCCGTGGAAGATGTGCGGCGGATCACCCGAACTCGGTCAGATGCGTTGTACGTGCGCGTCCTCGACGTCCGGGCAGCGCTGCTGGCACGCAGCTACGTCGGCTCGGCCAGCGTGACCGTGGCGGTCCACGACGACCTGATCACCGCGAACCGTGGCGTGTGGCGTATTGAGGTCGCGCCGGAGGGTGCGTCGGTCGAGCAGGTGGACGATGACTCCTCGGCCGACATCTCCCTCGACATCCACGACCTGGCTGCAGTGTACATGGGCGACGTCCGTGCCATGGACCTGCTGCGGGCGGGCCTGATCGACGCCACGTCGCCGGAGGCGGTCAGGGACTTCGATGCCGCACTGGCTGCGCCCGAGGCCGGGTGGCCACCGGAGGTCTGGTAG
- the rplU gene encoding 50S ribosomal protein L21: MFAVIATGGKQYKVAVGDELEIEKLDAEVDSSVDLRAIMLVDDNDEVTTNADALDKASVSATVVGQYMGDKVRIFKYRNKTGYRRKTGHRQPITRIRVDSISA, from the coding sequence ATGTTCGCCGTTATCGCCACTGGCGGGAAGCAGTACAAGGTCGCCGTCGGCGACGAACTCGAGATCGAGAAGCTCGACGCCGAGGTCGACTCCTCCGTCGATCTGCGCGCGATCATGCTGGTCGACGACAACGACGAGGTGACCACCAACGCCGACGCGCTCGACAAGGCGTCCGTCTCGGCCACCGTCGTGGGGCAGTACATGGGTGACAAGGTCAGGATCTTCAAGTACCGGAACAAGACCGGCTACCGCCGCAAGACCGGCCACCGTCAGCCGATCACCCGCATCCGCGTCGACTCCATCTCGGCCTAG
- the aroQ gene encoding type II 3-dehydroquinate dehydratase, producing the protein MRILVLNGPNLNLLGVRAPEVYGSTTLDDLVTQTRAWAAELGVAHVEDFQSNHEGQLLDRLHAARGQVDGIVFNPGAFTHSSYALHDAIEAIEVPTVEVHISNVEEREPWRRISLVRPACVHTIYGRGVEGYRWAVRHLVSRSAWPVERVRYGDDPDAWLDVRLPDAPGPHPVVVLVHGGFWRHYWTFDTVESIAVDLARRGVAVAVPEYRRVGPVSRSEDDPPVWDAHLDVARAVSAVLSHDEIDGGRWAIAGHSAGGQLAIAALDALQHSDGGEVEPPRLVVSLAGVVDLPRAVEDDLGGGAAGRYVAGLADPVRVSPMHRLPLTAPLLVAHGRQDPSVPVAYSEAYAAAAADTGVDVESLITDGGHFEYLEPEDPAWTAVADRLVASVRS; encoded by the coding sequence ATGCGCATCCTCGTACTGAACGGTCCGAACCTCAACCTCCTCGGGGTGCGCGCACCTGAGGTCTACGGCTCGACCACACTCGATGACCTGGTGACCCAGACCCGGGCATGGGCTGCTGAGTTGGGCGTTGCGCACGTCGAGGACTTCCAGAGCAATCACGAAGGCCAGCTGCTCGACCGGCTGCACGCGGCCCGCGGCCAGGTGGACGGCATCGTCTTCAACCCCGGAGCCTTCACGCACTCGTCCTATGCACTGCACGACGCGATCGAGGCGATCGAGGTCCCGACCGTGGAGGTGCACATCTCCAACGTCGAGGAGCGCGAGCCCTGGCGTCGGATCTCCCTGGTCAGGCCCGCCTGCGTGCACACGATCTACGGGCGCGGCGTCGAGGGCTATCGCTGGGCGGTGCGGCACCTGGTGAGCCGGTCCGCCTGGCCCGTCGAACGGGTTCGGTACGGAGACGATCCCGACGCGTGGCTGGACGTCCGGCTGCCCGATGCGCCGGGCCCGCATCCCGTCGTCGTGTTGGTCCACGGTGGCTTCTGGCGCCACTACTGGACCTTCGACACGGTCGAGTCGATCGCCGTCGATCTCGCGCGTCGCGGGGTGGCGGTCGCCGTCCCGGAGTATCGACGGGTCGGTCCGGTGAGCCGGTCGGAGGATGATCCGCCCGTCTGGGATGCCCACCTGGATGTGGCTCGAGCCGTCAGTGCGGTGCTGTCACACGACGAGATCGACGGCGGGCGCTGGGCGATCGCCGGTCACTCGGCCGGCGGGCAGTTGGCCATCGCCGCCCTCGACGCGCTGCAGCACTCGGACGGAGGCGAGGTCGAGCCACCGCGGCTGGTGGTGTCGTTGGCTGGTGTGGTCGACCTGCCCCGTGCCGTGGAGGACGACCTCGGCGGCGGAGCGGCCGGCCGGTACGTGGCCGGCCTGGCTGATCCGGTGCGGGTGTCCCCCATGCACCGGTTGCCCCTGACGGCGCCGCTCCTGGTCGCCCACGGGCGGCAGGACCCGAGCGTTCCGGTGGCCTACAGCGAGGCATACGCAGCGGCGGCAGCGGACACGGGCGTCGACGTCGAGTCGCTGATCACGGACGGCGGGCACTTCGAGTACCTCGAGCCCGAGGATCCGGCGTGGACGGCCGTGGCGGACCGCCTGGTGGCCTCTGTCCGGAGCTGA
- the rpmA gene encoding 50S ribosomal protein L27 produces MATKKGGGSTNNGRDSNPKYLGVKRFGGEVVTTGSIIVRQRGTKIHPGENVGRGSDDTLFALIDGQVSFRNSGKRKFAEVLPVE; encoded by the coding sequence ATGGCAACCAAGAAGGGCGGCGGCTCAACCAACAACGGCCGCGACTCCAACCCCAAGTACCTGGGCGTCAAGCGGTTCGGTGGCGAGGTCGTCACCACCGGCTCGATCATCGTCCGACAGCGAGGGACCAAGATCCACCCCGGCGAGAACGTCGGTCGGGGCAGTGATGACACCCTGTTCGCGCTGATCGACGGTCAGGTCAGCTTCCGCAACTCCGGCAAGCGCAAGTTCGCCGAGGTCCTGCCGGTCGAGTAG